CTCCCGGGCCGGGACGGGCGGCGATCAGCGTCATGAGGTCTCCTCGGGCAGGTAGATCAGGGTGGCCCGGTCACCGGCGCCGAGCACCTCGGTGGCCGCCTCGGCGATCTGCTCGGCGGTCACCGCGAGCCAGCCGGGCAGTCGCTCGGCAGCCGTGGCCGGGTCGCCGAACTGGGTGGCGTACCGGCCGAGGGTGTCGGCCCGGCCGTCCACGGTGGACATCTGCCGCCACCACATGGTGCTCAGCAACGCCTTGGCGCGATCCAGCTCGGCGGCGGTCACCGGCACCGTGGCCAACTCGTCGACCACCTCGGCCAGCCCGGCCTCCAGCTGGTCGGCGCTCACCCCGGGGCGGGCGGTGGCGGTGGCGATCAGCGGTGCCGGGGCGTGCGCCAGATCCACCCCGTACGCCCCGACCAGGTCGGGCTGGGCGATCCGCTCGCCGTCGGCCAGGCGCTGGTACAGCCGGCTGCCCCGGCCGCTGCCGAGGACCGCCGCCAGCACGGTCAGCACGTCGTAGCCGGCGCTGCCGAACGGGTACGTGCGGTGGGCGACGTACACCCGGGGGGCGGGCACGTCGGCGGTGACGGTCTCACGCACCGGCACCCCGGTCGCCGCGACCACCCGGCCGTCCGGGGCGGGCGGGATGTCCGCCCGGGCGGGCAACGCGCCGAAGTACTTCTCGGCCAGGGCGAAGACCTCCGTCGCCGGGGCGTCGCCGACGACGGTCAGCACCGCGTTGTTCGGCGCGTAGTACCGCTTGTGGAACTCCTGGAAGGTGGCCAGGTCGGCGGCGTTCAGGTCGGCCATCGAGCCGATCGTCGAGTGGTGGTACGGATGCCCCGGCGGGTACAGCAGCGGCAGCAGCCGCAGCCAGGCGTCGCCGTAGGGCACGTTCTCGTAGCGCTGCCGCCGCTCGTTCTTCACCACGTCACGCTGGTTGTCCAGGGTCTCCTGGGTCAGCGCGGGCACCAGGCCGCCCATCCGGTCGGCCTCCAGCCAGAGCGCCAGCTCCAGATGCTCGGCCGGCACCGTCTCGAAGTAGTTGGTCCGGTCCGGGTTGGTGGTGGCGTTCAGCGAGCCGCCCGCGCCCTGGATCAGCTTCATGTGCTCGGTCTTCGCCACGTTCACCGAGCCCTCGAACATAAGGTGCTCGAAGAGGTGGGCGAAGCCGCTCTGCCCCTCCGGTTCGTGGCGGGAACCCACGTCGTACCAGAGGTTCACGGCGACGGCCGGCGCGGTGCGGTCCTCGCTCACCACCACGCGCAGGCCGTTGTCCAGTCGGGTCGTCTCGATCGGCCAGGGGTAACCGCTGTCGGGCATGGCCCGACGCTATCCGATCACCGCCGCCGCCGGGGTCCGCGCCGCCACCGGCGCGTTGCGCGCCGGTCCGTCCGGCGACCCCGGCGCGTTGCGCGCCGGCCGTCCGGCGACCCCGGCGCGTTGCGCGCCGGCCGTGTCCGGCGTCCCGGCGCGTCGCGGGCCAGCCCCGCCCGGCGGTCCGACCGCGACCAGCCGGGTCGGGGCCGGCCCCGACGACACCGGCGGCCGGGTGCTCAGTCGGGAGGCTCGACCGCCACCACGGTCTCGTCGGAGGTACGCCGTTCCAGCACGGTGTCGGGCGCGCCGTTCGGATCGAACTCGCGGCGGTCCGAGTCGGCGAGGACGGCGTCGGCCTGGGCCTGCGGGTCGTCGCTGCCGGCCGCGGCCTCCTCCGGCAGCAGGTGCGCGCGGGACCGCACCCGGTCCTGATCCTGGGTCTGTTCGCTCATGCCCGCTCTCCTACCCCGCCCCCGCGCCCGTCACGCCCACCGGTGAGCGCTGCGTGCGACGACGGCAACGGCCGCCGACAGCGTCGCCGACGGCGTCCCGCGGCACGCTGCCCAGCATGTGGTGGGCAGCTGGCGAATCCCGGGACGTCGGGTAGGGTGGTCGGCGTGACGCGGTCGTATCGATGGTTTAGGCAGCCGGCTTCGAAGCCGGTGACTTCACCCTGATCTGACGTCACCACTTTTCGAGCCGGCCGGGCGGGACGAGTTCCCGCCCTTTCGCGTACGAGCAGCCGGCTCGTCCCGGGCGCCGGCCCTGGGCACGGTCGGCGGAAGGAACCCACCGTGACGACCCCGGACACCGATCGGGTCATCGACCAGCGGATCGACCGTGTCGTGCCGCTGACCACGCCCGCGCTGCTGCACCACCATCTGCCCCTGGACGCCACCCTGGCCTCGGCGGTGCTGGCTGGCCGGCGCGCGGTCGGCGAGGTGCTGGACCGTACCGACGACCGGCTCCTGGTGGTGGTCGGCCCGTGCTCGGTGCACGATCCGGCCGCGGCGTTGGACTACGCCGGCAGGCTGCGCGGGCTGGCCGACCAGCTCGCCGACGACCTGCTCGTGGTGATGCGCGTCTACTTCGAGAAGCCGCGTTCGACGGTCGGCTGGAAGGGTCTGATCAACGATCCGGCGCTGGACGGTTCGGGGGACGTCAACACCGGACTGCGCACCGCCCGTGCCCTGCTGCTCGACGTGCTGCGCCTCGGCCTGCCGGTGGGCTGCGAGTTCCTCGACCCGATCACCCCGCAGTACATCGCCGACACGGTGGGGTGGGGCGCGATCGGGGCCCGGACCGTGGAGAGCCAGGTGCACCGGCAGCTCGCCTCCGGTCTGTCCATGCCGATCGGGATGAAGAACCGGCCGGACGGCAGCATCGGCACCGCGGTCGACGCGATCCGGGCGGCCGGCGTACCCCACGTCTTCCCGGGCATCGACGTCTCCGGCACTCCGGCGATCATGCACACCCGGGGCAACGCCGACGGACACCTGGTGCTGCGCGGCGGCGGTGGCCGGCCGAACTACGACGCCGAGTCGGTGGCCGGCGCGCTGGACCTGCTCCGGGCGGCCGGGCTGCCCGAGCGCGTGGTCATCGACGCCAGCCACGACAACAGCGGCAAGGACCACCGCCGGCAGCCCCTGGTGGCCGCGGACGTGGCCGCCCAGCTCGCCGCCGGTCAGCGCGGCATCACCGGCATCATGCTGGAGAGCTTCCTGCAGCCCGGCCGGCAGGATCTGGACCCGACCCGGGAGCTGGAGTACGGCCGCTCGGTGACCGACGCCTGCATCGGCTGGGACACCACCGCCCAGGTGCTCACCGAGTTGGCGACCGCCACCCGGGCCCGCCGGGCCACCCTGCCCACCCCGGCCTGAGGCGGCAGAGACAGTGCCGCCCCCGGCTGGTGGGCCGGGGGCGGCACTGGTGTCGGTGTGCAGGTCGCCTCTCGGCGAGTGGCACGACGCGGCTCCAGCCGAACGGTATTCCGCGAAGGCAATTTGGGTGAGGCCCGGGGACACTTGACACACCGACACCTCAGTCAACCAGGCTTCCCCGGCCGGTGTTCCGGGTTGTGCTGTGGTCCACGTCACCCGATCCGCCCGCGACGTCGGCGGCCCGGGGCGACGTTTCGGCGGCCCCCCGCCGGGTAGCTGACCTGCGTGACGGACGAGGCACCCACCACCAGCAGCGGTGCGCCCGCGACCAACCGGGCAGCCGCGGTGGAACGTACCCCGACGGTCGAGCGGGCGCCCGCGGTCGACGGCCTGCCCATGGTCGACGTGCCGGTGACCGACGAGGCCCTGCTGGCCGACGACGTGCCGACCACGGTCGGGCCGGCGGACCGCCAGCGGTTGGACGACCTGCTCGACGACATATACCGGGGGCAGGAACGGATCAGCCAGTCGGAGATCCACCGGCGG
Above is a window of Micromonospora yangpuensis DNA encoding:
- a CDS encoding M16 family metallopeptidase, with translation MPDSGYPWPIETTRLDNGLRVVVSEDRTAPAVAVNLWYDVGSRHEPEGQSGFAHLFEHLMFEGSVNVAKTEHMKLIQGAGGSLNATTNPDRTNYFETVPAEHLELALWLEADRMGGLVPALTQETLDNQRDVVKNERRQRYENVPYGDAWLRLLPLLYPPGHPYHHSTIGSMADLNAADLATFQEFHKRYYAPNNAVLTVVGDAPATEVFALAEKYFGALPARADIPPAPDGRVVAATGVPVRETVTADVPAPRVYVAHRTYPFGSAGYDVLTVLAAVLGSGRGSRLYQRLADGERIAQPDLVGAYGVDLAHAPAPLIATATARPGVSADQLEAGLAEVVDELATVPVTAAELDRAKALLSTMWWRQMSTVDGRADTLGRYATQFGDPATAAERLPGWLAVTAEQIAEAATEVLGAGDRATLIYLPEETS
- a CDS encoding 3-deoxy-7-phosphoheptulonate synthase codes for the protein MTTPDTDRVIDQRIDRVVPLTTPALLHHHLPLDATLASAVLAGRRAVGEVLDRTDDRLLVVVGPCSVHDPAAALDYAGRLRGLADQLADDLLVVMRVYFEKPRSTVGWKGLINDPALDGSGDVNTGLRTARALLLDVLRLGLPVGCEFLDPITPQYIADTVGWGAIGARTVESQVHRQLASGLSMPIGMKNRPDGSIGTAVDAIRAAGVPHVFPGIDVSGTPAIMHTRGNADGHLVLRGGGGRPNYDAESVAGALDLLRAAGLPERVVIDASHDNSGKDHRRQPLVAADVAAQLAAGQRGITGIMLESFLQPGRQDLDPTRELEYGRSVTDACIGWDTTAQVLTELATATRARRATLPTPA